GGAAATGATTTTCAGAAATTTGCTTTACAAAATTCACATTACTTCCTGCCTTTCCATACAAATCTGAATAGCGAATTTTAGCTCCATTGGTTTTAACATCATAATGATCTAAATCATCTACTAACATAACATGATGTGGTGAACCCGTATTTAAGAAAACAAAATCATTTTCTATTTTTACTTCATTCACATCTTTCATCCCTAAAGAAATAATATGGTTTTCAAAAATTGAAGCATGATGTAAACCATCTGTAGCAATAAAAGTAGTTTCATTTGAAATCAGATTCAAGCTTTTGGCGAAAGCTACTATACATCTTCCCCCGTTACCACACATAGAACTTTGGTTGCCGTCCGAATTGTAATAAACCATTCTAAAATCAGTTTCCAAATCATCCTCTAACAATATCAATCCGTCTGCACCAATTCCGAAACGGCGGTCACATAGTTTTTCTATGAGTTTAGTGTCTGTTTTTGGAAAATTATTTTGACGATTATCAATAAAGACAAAATCGTTACCAGTTCCTTCGTATTTGTAAAATGTGGTTTGCATAGCGTAGTTTACTCTCACAAAGATAGCAATTATTAAGATTAACTTAAAAATTGTTAAACGAGCGTTAAACTGATTTTTTGAAAAAGAGAAATTTATAATTTTACTTTCAAATAATTTAAAATGGTATTGATTATGAAACGTATATCAAGTTTATTTCTAATTTCTTTATTTAGTGGGGCAACCACACTTGGTGCTTATAAATTATTTATTGAAGGAAAAAGCAATCGTGATTCGATTGTCACTATGGCACCAAATAATTACACCAAAAATGTAGGATTATCGAGTGAAGCTATTGATTTTACTGCTGCTGCAGAAAACACAGTTCATACAGTAGTCCACGTTAAAAATGTTTCGATTAGAACCGTTTACGATCCAATGATGCAATGGTTTTATGGAAGTAGCGGCACTCAACAACAAGAACAAGTCGGAACAGGCTCAGGTGTCATCATTTCAGAAGATGGTTATATTGTAACTAATAATCACGTAGTAAAAAACGCTACTGATTTGGAAGTAACTTTAAACAACAATAAGTCATACAAAGCAAAACTTATTGGAACCGATTCAAAAATGGATATTGCTTTATTAAAAATCAATGCTGATGAAAAATTACCTTATTCTACTTTTGCTGATTCAGATCAAGTAAAAGTTGGGGAATGGGTCTTGGCTGTTGGAAATCCATATAACTTAACATCAACAGTTACGGCAGGAATTGTTTCGGCAAAAGCTAGAAATTTAGAAAACAACGGACTTCAATCTTTTATTCAAACTGATGCTGCTGTAAACCCAGGAAATTCTGGTGGCGCTTTGGTTAACACTCGTGGAGAATTAATCGGAATAAACACTATGATTTCATCCCCAACGGGAAGTTATGCCGGTTATTCTTTCGCTATTCCATCCAATATTACAAGAAAAATTATTGAAGACATAATGGAATTCGGGAATGTGCAACGTGGTATATTAGGTGTTGAAGGTGGAGAATTAAACAGTAAAGCTTCAAAAGAATTAGGCATTAATGATACTGAAGGTTTCTATATCAGCAAAGTGACTAAAAATTCAGGAGCAGAAAAAGCAGGTTTACAAAAGGGTGATATTATCAAAAAATTAGACAATCAAGAAATTAATACTTTCGCTGAGCTTTCAGGATACATAAGTACCAAAAGACCCAACGATAAAGTAAAAGTAACTTTCATTAGACATGGTGAAACGAAATCAGCTGCGGTAACCTTAATCAAGAATGATGTTTTTACTACGGACTTTAAAGGACTAGAATTAGAAAACATTGAGGCTACTGATAAGAAAAAATTCAAAATTGATTATGGTGTGAGGATTAAAGATATTAATAATGATAATCTTAAACCCTACTATGATCAACTAAAAGGAGGAATAATACTTTCTGTTGACAACGTAAAAGCTACTGATGTCGAAAGTATTTCTAGGTTTTTAAATAAAAAAGATGAAAACCAAAGCGTAAACATTCAGATGCTTAATAGGTTAGGACAAATAATTCAAGTCATTTTATAAAGGTTAAAGATTAATAATCATTAAAACCAGTTCGAAATTTGAACTGGTTTTTTTGTTTTGTAAAAAAGTTACGAAATCGTTTTCGTGAAAGACTTCTATTTTATATTTTTGCGCCACCCGAGGCTGACAAGCCGAATTGAACGGAGTTAAATTTAAATTTACACACAACTAAAACTTATCTTTTTTATGGACAGTAACAAATTTTACGAGAAGGAATTATCTTTTCAAGCAGACAGACGTAAAGCCGCTGTTGAATTAATCAAAATCATCAGCGATTTATGGTATGACAAATCTATCGAGTTAGTTCTTTTTAGAAATCAATTGATTGATAAAAATGTTAGTGATATTATCAATTTTCATGAATATGCAGGTGAGTTTGTTCAAAAACCAATCAACATTTTTGATTCTGTGGAGATTGCCCGTGCCATTGAAAATTTAGACTTACCACCTTCTAGAATTGATATTGGAAAATTGACTTACGAGTATCATCTTGAAGACAATAAATATCATGACAGTCGTGCTTTTGTTATTGACAAACTAAAAAATGCTAAAGATTTTCAAGATTTAAAACCAAAAGATGTAGTCTTATATGGTTTTGGTAGAATCGGTCGTTTGTTAGCTCGTGAGATGATGAGCAAAATGGGTAAAGGACAACAACTTCGTCTACGGGCCATTGTAACTAGAGATAGAAACGATGCTTCTTCATTAGAAAAAAGAGCATCCTTACTTCGTTATGATTCGGTTCATGGTGATTTTCAAGGCTCAGTTCAAGCCGATGCTGAAAATAATGCTTTAATAATAAACGGCACAACAGTTCATGTTATTACTGCTAATGGTCCAGAAGAAATTGATTATACTCCATTCGGGATTTCGGATGCTTTATTAATTGATAATACTGGAGCTTTTACAACAGAAGAACAATTGAAACGTCACCTTACTTCAAAAGGAGTTGACAAAGTATTATTGACTGCACCTGGAAAAGGAGTTCCAAATATTGTATATGGTGTGAATCACAACGACTATAATCCAGATAAAGTTGATATTTTTTCAGCGGCATCCTGTACAACAAATGCTATCACTCCTGTTCTGAAAGTAATAGAAGATACGCTAGGAGTTGTAAAAGGCCATATTGAAACGATTCATGCTTACACAAACGACCAAAACTTGGTTGACAACATGCACAAAAAATACCGTCGTGGTCGTGCAGCAGCATTGAATATGGTTATTACCGAAACAGGTGCCGGAACGGCAGTTGCCAAAGCATTACCAAGTTTAGCTGGTAAATTAACCTCTAATGCCATTAGAGTTCCTGTTCCTAATGGTTCTTTAGTCGTTATGAATTTGGAAGTTGGGAAACAAACTTCTTTCGAGGATGTAAATGCTATAATGAAAAAATATGCCCTTGAAGGCGAATTGGTGGAACAAATTAGATATTCATTAAATAACGAACTCGTTTCATCTGATATTGTTGGAACTGCTCAACCCTCAATTTATGACAGTAATGCAACCATTGTTTCAGGCGATGGAAAGAACATTGTATTATATGTATGGTATGATAACGAATACGGATATAGCCATCAAGTAATCCGTTTAGCAAAATATATAGCTAAAGTAAGACGTTATACTTATTACTAAGATTAGTATTTCAGTAGGGTAAAATCCGTTTAGTTTGTTTAGAGCTAAACGGATTTTTTGTAGTTATCAACATTTTTTTGTTGATAAACGTGTTTTGCATTAAAATAATTATTAATTTTCGCCTCTAATTTGTTGCCCCACACAAATCTATTACATATGAAGAAAGTGCTTTTTGGTTTACTTATCGTAACTTGTTTTGCGTTCTCTAAAGGAGAACCTAAGATTGAGACCTATAATTATGGTCAAAATGGAATGGAGTTGGTAGCTCGTTCCAAAAAAGGTGTTATCATAGTGAGCACCTTCAATTCTAAAATGACAATTCGTCAAGACATTGCAAGAAGATTGTATGATTTGTATTTAGCTAATAAATTACAAAGCAATAAAAAAGTAACTGTTGATGGTGCTGAAGCCGATGTTACTGGAAAATGTGTTATCCGAAAAAAGAACAGTTTAACCGCAGTAGACTTCTACTATGAAGAAGTAGCTTGGAACACAGGTCTCAAAGAAGTTTATAAAAATACTTTACAACAATAAAAAAAAATGCTCAACAAATGTTGAGCATTTTTTTATCCTTCCATTAAATTAATTATGCTTTTCCAGCAGCAATTAAATTCAATGCTGAACCCGCGACAAACCAACCTATTTGACTTTCGTTATAAGTGTGATTTGCTAAGATGATATCTTTCGAACCATCAGAGTGAACAAATTCTAAAGTTAGAGGCTTACCAGGAGCAAAGTCTGTTAAATCTAAGAAATTAATAGTATCATTCTCTTGGATTTTGTCATAATCTGCTTCGTTAGCAAATGTCAATGCCAACATTCCTTGTTTTTTCAAATTAGTTTCATGGATACGAGCAAATGATTTCACCAACACCGCTTTAACGCCTAAGAATCTTGGTTCCATAGCCGCATGCTCACGAGAAGACCCTTCACCATAGTTTTGATCTCCCACTACAATGGTTGGAACTCCAGCTGCTTTATAAGCTCTTTGAACCGCAGGAACAGCATCATAAGCTCCTGTCAATTGATTTTTAACTTTATTAGCTTCTTGGTTAAAAGCATTCACTGCTCCAATCAACATATTGTTGGAAATATTATCTAAATGTCCACGGAATCGCAACCATGGTCCAGCCATAGAGATGTGATCAGTAGTACATTTACCAAATGCTTTAATTAACAATTTTGCACCAGTAATGTTTTTACCATCCCAAGCTTCAAATGGCGCTAACAATTGTAAACGTTCTGAAGTAGGAGAAACAGCTACTTGAACATGACTTCCGTCTTCTGCTGGAGCTTGAAAACCGGCATCATCAACATCAAAGCCTCTCTTTGGCAACTCATCTCCATGAGGCGGGTTCAACTTTACAGCTTCACCGTTATCATTTAGTAATGTATCTGTTATTGGATTAAAAGTTAAATCTCCTGAAATCGCTAAAGCAGCTACCATTTCTGGAGAAGTTACAAAAGCGTGTGTATTAG
The window above is part of the Flavobacterium sp. N1994 genome. Proteins encoded here:
- a CDS encoding glyceraldehyde-3-phosphate dehydrogenase, with amino-acid sequence MDSNKFYEKELSFQADRRKAAVELIKIISDLWYDKSIELVLFRNQLIDKNVSDIINFHEYAGEFVQKPINIFDSVEIARAIENLDLPPSRIDIGKLTYEYHLEDNKYHDSRAFVIDKLKNAKDFQDLKPKDVVLYGFGRIGRLLAREMMSKMGKGQQLRLRAIVTRDRNDASSLEKRASLLRYDSVHGDFQGSVQADAENNALIINGTTVHVITANGPEEIDYTPFGISDALLIDNTGAFTTEEQLKRHLTSKGVDKVLLTAPGKGVPNIVYGVNHNDYNPDKVDIFSAASCTTNAITPVLKVIEDTLGVVKGHIETIHAYTNDQNLVDNMHKKYRRGRAAALNMVITETGAGTAVAKALPSLAGKLTSNAIRVPVPNGSLVVMNLEVGKQTSFEDVNAIMKKYALEGELVEQIRYSLNNELVSSDIVGTAQPSIYDSNATIVSGDGKNIVLYVWYDNEYGYSHQVIRLAKYIAKVRRYTYY
- a CDS encoding trypsin-like peptidase domain-containing protein; its protein translation is MKRISSLFLISLFSGATTLGAYKLFIEGKSNRDSIVTMAPNNYTKNVGLSSEAIDFTAAAENTVHTVVHVKNVSIRTVYDPMMQWFYGSSGTQQQEQVGTGSGVIISEDGYIVTNNHVVKNATDLEVTLNNNKSYKAKLIGTDSKMDIALLKINADEKLPYSTFADSDQVKVGEWVLAVGNPYNLTSTVTAGIVSAKARNLENNGLQSFIQTDAAVNPGNSGGALVNTRGELIGINTMISSPTGSYAGYSFAIPSNITRKIIEDIMEFGNVQRGILGVEGGELNSKASKELGINDTEGFYISKVTKNSGAEKAGLQKGDIIKKLDNQEINTFAELSGYISTKRPNDKVKVTFIRHGETKSAAVTLIKNDVFTTDFKGLELENIEATDKKKFKIDYGVRIKDINNDNLKPYYDQLKGGIILSVDNVKATDVESISRFLNKKDENQSVNIQMLNRLGQIIQVIL
- the dapF gene encoding diaminopimelate epimerase produces the protein MQTTFYKYEGTGNDFVFIDNRQNNFPKTDTKLIEKLCDRRFGIGADGLILLEDDLETDFRMVYYNSDGNQSSMCGNGGRCIVAFAKSLNLISNETTFIATDGLHHASIFENHIISLGMKDVNEVKIENDFVFLNTGSPHHVMLVDDLDHYDVKTNGAKIRYSDLYGKAGSNVNFVKQISENHFRLRTYERGVEDETFSCGTGATATAIAMNALGRTNSNHIYLDVEGGKLEVFFEKNGNEYTNVFLKGPATFVFEGEIEW